A window from Mycolicibacterium tokaiense encodes these proteins:
- a CDS encoding PucR family transcriptional regulator: MAWDLGSIAAVVSGELRLGAGLVASTPVDAVVRLDEFVVVGHRFYATLVVAHVDALEAALRAGDDRAAALSGAVLLAAGGQGDLSALTVDKELCVIAASEPEPELLYARLVALLASDRAAEDRLVTTGTKVLTQVARRGGAEAVVAELAHRIDGWAVLLDAHGQVITTAAAGGLHVKDAVAVAFNRPVRVRHPGLQVHPVGSGEDLSAYLVVSSRDHSTSYSRDLASQAAALLDLKLRSHDHSVTERLGRETMVATLLTGGPAASALLRRWGVHESTLTGFVLTSRSKSVDLERIVLRWFDEIGAVHVLAEDRGRIMGFIKTDKADELVARAESFLDEARIALRLGLGSPAPTDGLARTAAEARQAHEIAVADARTAVRYQAMPTVSYVLDRLDGVDGNRLAAVLDPLRDDSTGTHGELTRTLKIFLAEHGAWGTTASRLKVHRQTLANRIRRIEELTALSMSNPDDRAAAWLALRALER, from the coding sequence GTGGCGTGGGACCTGGGTTCGATCGCGGCGGTGGTGAGCGGCGAGCTCCGACTGGGCGCTGGTCTTGTGGCCTCCACCCCGGTCGACGCGGTGGTCCGGCTCGACGAGTTCGTCGTGGTGGGGCACCGTTTCTACGCCACCCTGGTGGTCGCCCACGTCGACGCTCTCGAGGCCGCGCTGCGGGCCGGCGACGACCGCGCCGCCGCGCTGTCCGGGGCGGTGCTGCTCGCCGCCGGGGGACAGGGCGACCTGTCGGCGCTGACCGTCGACAAAGAACTGTGCGTCATCGCCGCGTCCGAGCCCGAACCGGAGTTGCTCTACGCCCGACTGGTGGCGCTGCTGGCGTCCGACCGGGCGGCCGAGGATCGGTTGGTCACCACCGGTACCAAAGTTCTCACCCAGGTCGCCCGCCGCGGCGGCGCCGAAGCGGTGGTGGCCGAACTGGCGCACCGCATCGACGGCTGGGCTGTGCTGCTCGACGCCCACGGCCAGGTGATCACCACGGCTGCCGCCGGCGGTTTGCACGTCAAAGATGCTGTGGCCGTTGCCTTCAACCGGCCCGTGCGGGTCCGCCATCCCGGGCTGCAGGTCCATCCGGTGGGCTCCGGTGAAGACCTCAGCGCTTACCTCGTGGTGTCCTCGCGTGACCATTCCACCAGCTACAGCCGCGACCTGGCGTCTCAGGCTGCAGCGCTGCTGGACCTCAAACTGCGCAGCCACGATCACTCGGTCACCGAGCGACTGGGCCGCGAGACCATGGTGGCAACGCTGCTGACCGGCGGGCCCGCGGCGTCGGCACTCCTGCGCCGGTGGGGGGTGCACGAGTCGACGTTGACCGGTTTCGTCCTGACCTCGCGCTCCAAATCCGTTGACCTGGAACGCATCGTGCTGCGCTGGTTCGACGAGATCGGTGCCGTCCACGTTCTGGCTGAGGATCGCGGCCGGATCATGGGGTTCATCAAGACCGACAAGGCCGACGAGTTGGTGGCGCGCGCGGAGAGTTTCCTCGACGAGGCGCGGATCGCGCTGCGGCTGGGCCTCGGGTCACCGGCACCTACCGACGGCTTGGCGCGCACTGCCGCCGAAGCCCGGCAGGCGCACGAGATCGCCGTCGCCGATGCCCGCACGGCGGTGCGCTACCAAGCCATGCCCACGGTGTCCTATGTGCTCGATCGGTTGGACGGCGTCGACGGCAATCGCCTTGCCGCGGTGCTCGATCCGCTACGTGACGACAGCACCGGCACCCACGGGGAGCTGACCCGCACGCTCAAGATCTTCCTGGCCGAACACGGCGCCTGGGGAACCACCGCGTCGCGGCTGAAAGTGCACCGTCAGACGCTGGCCAACCGCATCCGGCGCATCGAGGAACTCACCGCGCTGTCGATGTCCAACCCCGATGACCGGGCTGCGGCGTGGTTGGCGTTGCGGGCACTGGAACGGTAG